The segment CGACCGCGTCGTCGGCGACGAGGCCGTGGCCGCGGCTGATCAGCTCGAGGCCGAGTTCGCTCTTGCCGAGGCCCGAGTCGCCGGTCAGCAGCACGCCCATCCCGAGGATGTCGATGAACACGCCGTGCAGCGTCGCGCGCGGCGCGAGGATGCGCGACATGTAGAGCCGCAGGCTGTCGATTACCGCGGCGGCCGACATCGGCGTCGTGAACAGCGGGGTAGACGAGCGCGTGCAGCGCAGCACGAGTTCGGGCGGCGCCGCGGCGCCGCCGGCGACGACGAGGAACGGCGGTTCGAGGGCGATCAGCTCGGCCATGTGGCGCGAGCGGTCTTCGTCGGTCTGGCGCTGGTAGTAGTCGATTTCGGCTTCGCCCAGCACCTGGATCCGGTTCGGGTGGATCAGGTTCAGGTGGCCGACGAGGTCGGCGCTCGACGTCGCGTTGCCGACCGTGTCGGCCGAAAAGCCGCGTTCCCAGCCTTCATGCCCCGTCAGCCAGCTCAGCTTCAGCGTGGCCGCGTTGTCGTCGAAGATGCTCTGGGCGTTGATGCTGGACGTATCCATGACTCCATCACTCCAATGGGCCGGTGCATGCGCGCGGCGACGGACGTCGCCATGCCGGGCCGGCGCCGGGCGGCCCTGGACGGCGGCGTGCGCCGCCTCGTACGGGAAAATATTCCGCCCGGATCAACTCAAGGTTGCCACTGAGTGAGCAGGCGATGCAACTCGGCGATATCCGTTTCGTTGTGCAGACGCTCGCGCGCGTCGCGATCGGACAGCAGTTGCGCGATTTCCGACAGGATTTCGAGGTGCTGCTGGGTGGCTTGCTCGGGGACGAGCAGGAAAATCAGGAGGCCGACCGGCTGGCCGTCGGGCGCTTCGAACGGGATCGCGTCGGCAAGCCGGACGAACGCGGCGAGCGGGTGCTTGAGACCCTTGATGCGCCCGTGCGGAATCGCGACGCCCTCGCCGAGCCCGGTCGAGCCGAGGCGCTCGCGCGCGAACAGGTTGTCCGTGACGGTGCTGCGGGCGATGCCGTTCTGATTCTCGAACATCAGCCCGGCTTGTTCGAACACGCGTTTCTTGCTGGTGACTGAGAGGTCGATGACGACGTTCTCTATGGGCAGGATTTTGGCTAGGCGATTCATGTTGGCAGGCGATTGGGCGGCCTGGGGTCTCCTTGCGGCGGCAGACTGATTTTCCATGTTCAGGCGATATCAAGGCGTTTGGCATCGGCAACCTGCAACGCAGCTACCGCACCCAACGCCCCCCGGCGATAACCGGAACATTATAGAGCACAGCCGCGCGCGTGGCGCAGCATGGACGGACCGGTCGCACCACGGGCGCGGAGTCGCAAAAAAAACGCCCGGCGAACCGGGCGGCGTGCGTGTTGCGGTGACGGTTACTGCGGCGGCAGTTCGATCTGGTCGATCGACGGTTGAAGCTTGATCGGGTCGTGCGCGTGCGTTTGCAGGCGCTCCATGTGCTTGACGACCTGGCGATCCAGCTTGTCGATCAGCAGATCGATCGCCGCGTACAGGTTGCCGTTCGCGCTTTCGACGAAGATGTCCTTGCCCTTCAGGTGCAGGTTGATTTCCGCGCGCTGCTGCTTGTCCTTTTCCTTGTGATTGTCGACCGAGAGGATCACAGTGCCATCGATCACCTGATCGCTATGCCGTAGCACCCTGTCCAGCTTGGTGATCACGTATTCGCGAATTGCAGGCGTGACTTCGAGATGATGTCCACTGATCTTCAGGTTCATAGTGCTTCTCCAAGCGAGTGACCACCCGGCCGCATCGAGGCGGCGCTCCGGTCGACTTGCCCGTGCCGCACGAGGCGGCATATCGCGGACAGGTCGCCCGGCCTGTTCCCCGTGTGCGCGGTGGCCGGAACACGCCTGCCGCCGGGCAGGCAGCAGGCTAAAGAGACTTGCGCAGATTCACTGCCGGGATCTTGAGGGCTTCGCGATATTTGGCAACCGTGCGGCGCGCGACCACGAAACCCTGTTCTGCCAGCAGCTCGGCAATGCGGCTGTCCGAAAGTGGCGATTTTGGGTCTTCAGCTCCTATCAGTTGCTTGATGAGGGCTCGGATGGCGGTCGACGAGGCGGCGCCACCGGTGTCGGTCGAAACGTGAGATCCGAAGAAGTACTTAAATTCAAGCGTCCCGAACGGGGTCAGCATGTACTTCCCGGTTGTCACACGGCTGACAGTCGACTCGTGTAGGCCCAGCGTATCAGCTATTTCCCGCAAAACCAAGGGGCGCATGGCAATTTCACCGTGCGCAAAGAAATTCTTCTGACGCTCGACAATAGCCTGCGCGACACGCAGGATCGTGTCGAAACGCTGCTGAATGTTCTTGATCAGCCAGCGTGCTTCCTGAAGCTGCTGCTTCAGCGAACCAGCCGACGGATCGCCGCGGCTGTTGCGCAGGATGTTCGCGTAGAGGTTGTTGATCCGCAGGCGCGGCACGACCTCCGGATTGAGCTCCGCGAGCCATCCCTGGCCGGCCTTCTTCACGAAGATGTCGGGCACGACGTAGTCGGCCTCGGCCTTGCCGTACGCGGCGCCGGGGAACGGCTCCAGCGAGCGGATCAGCGCGTGCGCGTCGCGCAGCGCGTCGTCGCTCGCCTTCAGGTGCTTGCGCAACCGCGTGAAATCGCGTGCGGCGAGCAGTTCGAGATGCTGCGACACGATCTCGAGCGCGAGCGTACGCGTCGGGGACGGATCGAGGCGCAGCAACTGCAGCTTCAGGCATTCGGATGCCGAGCGGGCGCCGACCCCGGCCGGGTCGAAGCTGTGCAGCAGCGCGAGCGCCGCATTCAGTTCGTCGCAGTCGATCTCCAGCTCGGACGGCAGGTCGGCGAGCACTTCGTCGAGCGTGGCGGTCAGGTAGCCGTCGTCGTCGAGCGATTCGATCAGGAACATCACGAGCGCACGATCGCGCGGGCCGGCCTGCGTGACGCGCAACTGCGCGGACAGGTGGTCGCGCAGCGACGTCGCGGCTTCCTGCACCTGCAGCGGCGGGAGGTCGTCGTCGTCGGACGCGCCGCTCGAGCGGCCGAATTCGTCGAGATTCCATTGCGGGCCGTCGTTGCCGTCGCCGGACGCATAATCGTATTCGTCGGCGCCGGCCGGCTCGTCGCGCTCCGCGCGATCGCTCGACGAGCTGCTGCCGTTCGACACGGCCGGCTCGGTGTTCTGTGCGGGCGGCGTCTGCGCGATCAGCGATCCGTCCGACGCGACGCGCAGCGGGCTCGCGATCCACTCGTCGTCGTTCTCGAGCAGCGGGTTCTGCGCGACGGCCATCGCGACTTCCTGCTGCAATTCGAGCGTCGACAACTGCAGGAGCCGGATCGACTGCTGTAGCTGGGGCGTCAGCGCCAGATGTTGCGACAGGCGGAGTTGAAGGCTGGCTTTCATGGCAAGGAGGGAGTCATACCGGCAGTTTGCCACGACCCAGGCGCGTTGAGCCATCCGCGATTACGCGCGGCGCGCCGCCCGGTCGCGGGCATGGCCGCGAAGCGGGGCACGGCCCCGCGCGGCGATGCCGGGCGGGGTGCAGCCAGCCACGAGGAGGAGGTTACATGCGGAAGTGTTCGCCGAGGTACACGCGGCGGACGCTTTCGTTTTCGATGATTTCGCTCGGCGCGCCGGCGGCGAGCACCGAGCCGTCGCTGATGATATACGCGTGGTCGCAGATGCCGAGCGTTTCGCGGACGTTGTGATCGGTAATCAGCACGCCGATGTTGCGCTGCTTCAGGAACTTGACGATCTTCTGGATCTCGAGCACCGCGATCGGATCGACGCCGGCGAACGGTTCGTCGAGCAG is part of the Burkholderia pyrrocinia genome and harbors:
- a CDS encoding PTS sugar transporter subunit IIA, yielding MENQSAAARRPQAAQSPANMNRLAKILPIENVVIDLSVTSKKRVFEQAGLMFENQNGIARSTVTDNLFARERLGSTGLGEGVAIPHGRIKGLKHPLAAFVRLADAIPFEAPDGQPVGLLIFLLVPEQATQQHLEILSEIAQLLSDRDARERLHNETDIAELHRLLTQWQP
- the hpf gene encoding ribosome hibernation-promoting factor, HPF/YfiA family; its protein translation is MNLKISGHHLEVTPAIREYVITKLDRVLRHSDQVIDGTVILSVDNHKEKDKQQRAEINLHLKGKDIFVESANGNLYAAIDLLIDKLDRQVVKHMERLQTHAHDPIKLQPSIDQIELPPQ
- the hprK gene encoding HPr(Ser) kinase/phosphatase, giving the protein MDTSSINAQSIFDDNAATLKLSWLTGHEGWERGFSADTVGNATSSADLVGHLNLIHPNRIQVLGEAEIDYYQRQTDEDRSRHMAELIALEPPFLVVAGGAAAPPELVLRCTRSSTPLFTTPMSAAAVIDSLRLYMSRILAPRATLHGVFIDILGMGVLLTGDSGLGKSELGLELISRGHGLVADDAVDFVRLGPDFVEGRCPPLLQNLLEVRGLGLLDIKTIFGETAVRRKMKLKLIVQLVRRPDGEFQRLPLESQTVDVLGLPISKVTIQVAAGRNLAVLVEAAVRNTILQLRGIDTLRDFMDRQRLAMQDPDSQFPGKLV
- a CDS encoding RNA polymerase factor sigma-54, which produces MKASLQLRLSQHLALTPQLQQSIRLLQLSTLELQQEVAMAVAQNPLLENDDEWIASPLRVASDGSLIAQTPPAQNTEPAVSNGSSSSSDRAERDEPAGADEYDYASGDGNDGPQWNLDEFGRSSGASDDDDLPPLQVQEAATSLRDHLSAQLRVTQAGPRDRALVMFLIESLDDDGYLTATLDEVLADLPSELEIDCDELNAALALLHSFDPAGVGARSASECLKLQLLRLDPSPTRTLALEIVSQHLELLAARDFTRLRKHLKASDDALRDAHALIRSLEPFPGAAYGKAEADYVVPDIFVKKAGQGWLAELNPEVVPRLRINNLYANILRNSRGDPSAGSLKQQLQEARWLIKNIQQRFDTILRVAQAIVERQKNFFAHGEIAMRPLVLREIADTLGLHESTVSRVTTGKYMLTPFGTLEFKYFFGSHVSTDTGGAASSTAIRALIKQLIGAEDPKSPLSDSRIAELLAEQGFVVARRTVAKYREALKIPAVNLRKSL